Proteins from a genomic interval of Sparus aurata chromosome 21, fSpaAur1.1, whole genome shotgun sequence:
- the LOC115572476 gene encoding cytoplasmic dynein 1 intermediate chain 2-like isoform X4 — protein sequence MSDKSELKAELERKKQRIAQIREEKKRKEEEKKKKDGDSKRGGESGGGSSAGHEDSDLERKRREAEALLQSVGITPDISHVPAPMSPSNKSVGSDAGSQDSGDGNAGPRRGAVRLGMSKVTQVEFVPKEMVSYCKETQTPTEALTHTDQKADEEEDEEVAAPPPAEDTQEEKDEQGEQQEEDGPKELTEEEKLQVLHSEEFLSFFERGSRIVERALAEQVDVCFDYSGRDLEDKEGDLQAGAKLVLYRQFADDRWTKNRVVTCLDWSPQYPELLVASYNNNEDAPHEPDGVALVWNLKYKKGTPEYIFHCQSEVMSAGFAKFHPNLVVGGTYSGQIVLWDNRSNKRTPVQRTPLSAAAHTHPVYCVNVVGTQNANNLISISTDGKMCSWSLDMLSQPQDSLELVFKQSKAVAVTSMAFPLADVNNFVVGSEDGSVYTACRHGSKAGITEVFEGHHGPVTGLSCHSAGGPVDFSHLFISSSFDWTVKLWSTKSTRPLYSFEDSCDYVYDAMWSPTHPALFACVDLAGRLDLWNLNNDTEVPTASVCVDGASALNRVRWAHSGKEIATGDSEGQVQVYDVGEQICVPKADEWTRFVRTLAEINENRDEAEELANV from the exons ATGTCTGACAAGAGTGAGCTGAAGGCTGAgctggagaggaagaaacagcGGATCGCTCAAATtcgagaggagaagaagagaaaagaagaggagaagaagaagaaggat GGAGACTCGAAGCGCGGGGGTGAGTCGGGCGGCGGTTCTTCTGCCGGCCACGAAGACTCTGacctggagaggaagaggagggaggcggAGGCTCTGCTGCAGAGCGTCGGCATCACCCCTGACATATCTCACG TCCCCGCCCCCATGTCTCCCTCCAACAAATCAGTGGGCAGCGATGCAGGAAGCCAAGATTCTGGCGACGGAAACGCAGGACcaag acgtgGCGCTGTGAGGCTGGGCATGTCCAAAGTGACCCAAGTGGAGTTTGTCCCAAAGGAAATGGTGTCCTACTGTAAAGAAACACAGACACCCACCGAGGCGCTGACACACACCGATCAAAAAGCAG atgaggaagaggatgaggaggtcgCTGCTCCTCCACCGGCAGAGGACACCCAGGAGGAGAAAGACGAGCAGGGtgaacagcaggaggagg ACGGTCCCAAAGagctgacagaggaagagaagctgCAGGTTCTGCACTCCGAGGAGTTCTTGTCGTTTTTCGAGCGAGGCAGCAGAATTGTGGAGAGGGCTCTGGCCGAGCAGGTGGACGTCTGCTTCGACTACAGCGGCAGAGATCTGGAGGACAAGGAAGG TGACTTGCAGGCCGGTGCAAAGCTGGTTCTGTACAGACAGTTTGCGGATGATCGCTGGACTAAAAACAGAGTGGTCACCTGTCTCGACTGGTCTCCTCAG TATCCGGAGCTGCTGGTAGCTTCATATAACAATAACGAGGATGCTCCCCATGAGCCCGATGGAGTGGCACTGGTCTGGAACTTGAAGTACAAGAAAGGCACACCTGAGTATATTTTCCACTGCCAG TCGGAGGTGATGTCAGCCGGGTTCGCAAAGTTTCACCCCAACCTGGTGGTGGGCGGGACGTACTCGGGACAGATTGTCTTGTGGGACAACAGGAGCAACAAGCGCACCCCTGTTCAGAGAACCCCTCTGTCTGCAGCCGCACACACG CACCCAGTCTACTGTGTGAACGTGGTCGGAACCCAAAACGCCAACAACTTGATCAGCATCTCCACTGATGGCAAAATGTGCTCCTGGAGCCTCGACATGCTCTCCCAGCCGCAG GACAGTCTGGAGCTGGTGTTCAAACAGAGCAAAGCGGTGGCCGTCACCTCCATGGCCTTTCCTCTGGCTGACGTGAACAACTTCGTGGTGGGGAGCGAGGACGGCTCGGTCTACACGGCCTGTCGCCACGGCAG taagGCGGGAATCACTGAGGTGTTTGAGGGCCATCATGGTCCGGTGACCGGGCTGAGCTGTCACAGCGCTGGAGGACCTGTCGACTTCTCtcatctcttcatctcctcctcttttgACTGGACTGTCAAACTCTGGAGCACTAAG AGCACCCGTCCGTTGTACTCGTTCGAGGACAGTTGTGACTACGTCTACGATGCGATGTGGTCTCCAACTCACCCGGCTCTGTTTGCATGTGTGGACCTAGCTGGACGCCTGGACCTGTGGAACCTCAACAACGATACAGAA gTTCCCAccgccagtgtgtgtgtggacgggGCTTCAGCGCTGAACCGTGTGAGATGGGCTCACTCTGGCAAAGAGATTGCCACCGGGGACTCGGAGGGGCAGGTGCAGGTCTACGATGTAGGCGAG CAAATCTGCGTGCCCAAAGCCGACGAGTGGACGCGCTTCGTCAGGACGCTGGCCGAGATCAACGAGAACCGAGATGAAGCGGAGGAACTGGCCAACGTCTGA
- the LOC115572476 gene encoding cytoplasmic dynein 1 intermediate chain 2-like isoform X3 has protein sequence MSDKSELKAELERKKQRIAQIREEKKRKEEEKKKKDGDSKRGGESGGGSSAGHEDSDLERKRREAEALLQSVGITPDISHAQPLRVVTEDTCLFHYLVPAPMSPSNKSVGSDAGSQDSGDGNAGPRRGAVRLGMSKVTQVEFVPKEMVSYCKETQTPTEALTHTDQKADEEEDEEVAAPPPAEDTQEEKDEQGEQQEEDGPKELTEEEKLQVLHSEEFLSFFERGSRIVERALAEQVDVCFDYSGRDLEDKEGDLQAGAKLVLYRQFADDRWTKNRVVTCLDWSPQYPELLVASYNNNEDAPHEPDGVALVWNLKYKKGTPEYIFHCQSEVMSAGFAKFHPNLVVGGTYSGQIVLWDNRSNKRTPVQRTPLSAAAHTHPVYCVNVVGTQNANNLISISTDGKMCSWSLDMLSQPQDSLELVFKQSKAVAVTSMAFPLADVNNFVVGSEDGSVYTACRHGSKAGITEVFEGHHGPVTGLSCHSAGGPVDFSHLFISSSFDWTVKLWSTKSTRPLYSFEDSCDYVYDAMWSPTHPALFACVDLAGRLDLWNLNNDTEVPTASVCVDGASALNRVRWAHSGKEIATGDSEGQVQVYDVGEQICVPKADEWTRFVRTLAEINENRDEAEELANV, from the exons ATGTCTGACAAGAGTGAGCTGAAGGCTGAgctggagaggaagaaacagcGGATCGCTCAAATtcgagaggagaagaagagaaaagaagaggagaagaagaagaaggat GGAGACTCGAAGCGCGGGGGTGAGTCGGGCGGCGGTTCTTCTGCCGGCCACGAAGACTCTGacctggagaggaagaggagggaggcggAGGCTCTGCTGCAGAGCGTCGGCATCACCCCTGACATATCTCACG CTCAGCCCCTGAGGGTAGTAACAGAAGATACGTGTCTGTTTCACTACCTAGTCCCCGCCCCCATGTCTCCCTCCAACAAATCAGTGGGCAGCGATGCAGGAAGCCAAGATTCTGGCGACGGAAACGCAGGACcaag acgtgGCGCTGTGAGGCTGGGCATGTCCAAAGTGACCCAAGTGGAGTTTGTCCCAAAGGAAATGGTGTCCTACTGTAAAGAAACACAGACACCCACCGAGGCGCTGACACACACCGATCAAAAAGCAG atgaggaagaggatgaggaggtcgCTGCTCCTCCACCGGCAGAGGACACCCAGGAGGAGAAAGACGAGCAGGGtgaacagcaggaggagg ACGGTCCCAAAGagctgacagaggaagagaagctgCAGGTTCTGCACTCCGAGGAGTTCTTGTCGTTTTTCGAGCGAGGCAGCAGAATTGTGGAGAGGGCTCTGGCCGAGCAGGTGGACGTCTGCTTCGACTACAGCGGCAGAGATCTGGAGGACAAGGAAGG TGACTTGCAGGCCGGTGCAAAGCTGGTTCTGTACAGACAGTTTGCGGATGATCGCTGGACTAAAAACAGAGTGGTCACCTGTCTCGACTGGTCTCCTCAG TATCCGGAGCTGCTGGTAGCTTCATATAACAATAACGAGGATGCTCCCCATGAGCCCGATGGAGTGGCACTGGTCTGGAACTTGAAGTACAAGAAAGGCACACCTGAGTATATTTTCCACTGCCAG TCGGAGGTGATGTCAGCCGGGTTCGCAAAGTTTCACCCCAACCTGGTGGTGGGCGGGACGTACTCGGGACAGATTGTCTTGTGGGACAACAGGAGCAACAAGCGCACCCCTGTTCAGAGAACCCCTCTGTCTGCAGCCGCACACACG CACCCAGTCTACTGTGTGAACGTGGTCGGAACCCAAAACGCCAACAACTTGATCAGCATCTCCACTGATGGCAAAATGTGCTCCTGGAGCCTCGACATGCTCTCCCAGCCGCAG GACAGTCTGGAGCTGGTGTTCAAACAGAGCAAAGCGGTGGCCGTCACCTCCATGGCCTTTCCTCTGGCTGACGTGAACAACTTCGTGGTGGGGAGCGAGGACGGCTCGGTCTACACGGCCTGTCGCCACGGCAG taagGCGGGAATCACTGAGGTGTTTGAGGGCCATCATGGTCCGGTGACCGGGCTGAGCTGTCACAGCGCTGGAGGACCTGTCGACTTCTCtcatctcttcatctcctcctcttttgACTGGACTGTCAAACTCTGGAGCACTAAG AGCACCCGTCCGTTGTACTCGTTCGAGGACAGTTGTGACTACGTCTACGATGCGATGTGGTCTCCAACTCACCCGGCTCTGTTTGCATGTGTGGACCTAGCTGGACGCCTGGACCTGTGGAACCTCAACAACGATACAGAA gTTCCCAccgccagtgtgtgtgtggacgggGCTTCAGCGCTGAACCGTGTGAGATGGGCTCACTCTGGCAAAGAGATTGCCACCGGGGACTCGGAGGGGCAGGTGCAGGTCTACGATGTAGGCGAG CAAATCTGCGTGCCCAAAGCCGACGAGTGGACGCGCTTCGTCAGGACGCTGGCCGAGATCAACGAGAACCGAGATGAAGCGGAGGAACTGGCCAACGTCTGA
- the LOC115572476 gene encoding cytoplasmic dynein 1 intermediate chain 2-like isoform X2: MSDKSELKAELERKKQRIAQIREEKKRKEEEKKKKDGDSKRGGESGGGSSAGHEDSDLERKRREAEALLQSVGITPDISHVPAPMSPSNKSVGSDAGSQDSGDGNAGPRTLHWDPDPSTLQLHSDSELMGRGAVRLGMSKVTQVEFVPKEMVSYCKETQTPTEALTHTDQKADEEEDEEVAAPPPAEDTQEEKDEQGEQQEEDGPKELTEEEKLQVLHSEEFLSFFERGSRIVERALAEQVDVCFDYSGRDLEDKEGDLQAGAKLVLYRQFADDRWTKNRVVTCLDWSPQYPELLVASYNNNEDAPHEPDGVALVWNLKYKKGTPEYIFHCQSEVMSAGFAKFHPNLVVGGTYSGQIVLWDNRSNKRTPVQRTPLSAAAHTHPVYCVNVVGTQNANNLISISTDGKMCSWSLDMLSQPQDSLELVFKQSKAVAVTSMAFPLADVNNFVVGSEDGSVYTACRHGSKAGITEVFEGHHGPVTGLSCHSAGGPVDFSHLFISSSFDWTVKLWSTKSTRPLYSFEDSCDYVYDAMWSPTHPALFACVDLAGRLDLWNLNNDTEVPTASVCVDGASALNRVRWAHSGKEIATGDSEGQVQVYDVGEQICVPKADEWTRFVRTLAEINENRDEAEELANV, from the exons ATGTCTGACAAGAGTGAGCTGAAGGCTGAgctggagaggaagaaacagcGGATCGCTCAAATtcgagaggagaagaagagaaaagaagaggagaagaagaagaaggat GGAGACTCGAAGCGCGGGGGTGAGTCGGGCGGCGGTTCTTCTGCCGGCCACGAAGACTCTGacctggagaggaagaggagggaggcggAGGCTCTGCTGCAGAGCGTCGGCATCACCCCTGACATATCTCACG TCCCCGCCCCCATGTCTCCCTCCAACAAATCAGTGGGCAGCGATGCAGGAAGCCAAGATTCTGGCGACGGAAACGCAGGACcaag GACATTGCATTGGGATCCTGACCCCTCTACTCTGCAACTCCACTCCGACTCTGAGCTCATGGG acgtgGCGCTGTGAGGCTGGGCATGTCCAAAGTGACCCAAGTGGAGTTTGTCCCAAAGGAAATGGTGTCCTACTGTAAAGAAACACAGACACCCACCGAGGCGCTGACACACACCGATCAAAAAGCAG atgaggaagaggatgaggaggtcgCTGCTCCTCCACCGGCAGAGGACACCCAGGAGGAGAAAGACGAGCAGGGtgaacagcaggaggagg ACGGTCCCAAAGagctgacagaggaagagaagctgCAGGTTCTGCACTCCGAGGAGTTCTTGTCGTTTTTCGAGCGAGGCAGCAGAATTGTGGAGAGGGCTCTGGCCGAGCAGGTGGACGTCTGCTTCGACTACAGCGGCAGAGATCTGGAGGACAAGGAAGG TGACTTGCAGGCCGGTGCAAAGCTGGTTCTGTACAGACAGTTTGCGGATGATCGCTGGACTAAAAACAGAGTGGTCACCTGTCTCGACTGGTCTCCTCAG TATCCGGAGCTGCTGGTAGCTTCATATAACAATAACGAGGATGCTCCCCATGAGCCCGATGGAGTGGCACTGGTCTGGAACTTGAAGTACAAGAAAGGCACACCTGAGTATATTTTCCACTGCCAG TCGGAGGTGATGTCAGCCGGGTTCGCAAAGTTTCACCCCAACCTGGTGGTGGGCGGGACGTACTCGGGACAGATTGTCTTGTGGGACAACAGGAGCAACAAGCGCACCCCTGTTCAGAGAACCCCTCTGTCTGCAGCCGCACACACG CACCCAGTCTACTGTGTGAACGTGGTCGGAACCCAAAACGCCAACAACTTGATCAGCATCTCCACTGATGGCAAAATGTGCTCCTGGAGCCTCGACATGCTCTCCCAGCCGCAG GACAGTCTGGAGCTGGTGTTCAAACAGAGCAAAGCGGTGGCCGTCACCTCCATGGCCTTTCCTCTGGCTGACGTGAACAACTTCGTGGTGGGGAGCGAGGACGGCTCGGTCTACACGGCCTGTCGCCACGGCAG taagGCGGGAATCACTGAGGTGTTTGAGGGCCATCATGGTCCGGTGACCGGGCTGAGCTGTCACAGCGCTGGAGGACCTGTCGACTTCTCtcatctcttcatctcctcctcttttgACTGGACTGTCAAACTCTGGAGCACTAAG AGCACCCGTCCGTTGTACTCGTTCGAGGACAGTTGTGACTACGTCTACGATGCGATGTGGTCTCCAACTCACCCGGCTCTGTTTGCATGTGTGGACCTAGCTGGACGCCTGGACCTGTGGAACCTCAACAACGATACAGAA gTTCCCAccgccagtgtgtgtgtggacgggGCTTCAGCGCTGAACCGTGTGAGATGGGCTCACTCTGGCAAAGAGATTGCCACCGGGGACTCGGAGGGGCAGGTGCAGGTCTACGATGTAGGCGAG CAAATCTGCGTGCCCAAAGCCGACGAGTGGACGCGCTTCGTCAGGACGCTGGCCGAGATCAACGAGAACCGAGATGAAGCGGAGGAACTGGCCAACGTCTGA
- the LOC115572476 gene encoding cytoplasmic dynein 1 intermediate chain 2-like isoform X1: protein MSDKSELKAELERKKQRIAQIREEKKRKEEEKKKKDGDSKRGGESGGGSSAGHEDSDLERKRREAEALLQSVGITPDISHAQPLRVVTEDTCLFHYLVPAPMSPSNKSVGSDAGSQDSGDGNAGPRTLHWDPDPSTLQLHSDSELMGRGAVRLGMSKVTQVEFVPKEMVSYCKETQTPTEALTHTDQKADEEEDEEVAAPPPAEDTQEEKDEQGEQQEEDGPKELTEEEKLQVLHSEEFLSFFERGSRIVERALAEQVDVCFDYSGRDLEDKEGDLQAGAKLVLYRQFADDRWTKNRVVTCLDWSPQYPELLVASYNNNEDAPHEPDGVALVWNLKYKKGTPEYIFHCQSEVMSAGFAKFHPNLVVGGTYSGQIVLWDNRSNKRTPVQRTPLSAAAHTHPVYCVNVVGTQNANNLISISTDGKMCSWSLDMLSQPQDSLELVFKQSKAVAVTSMAFPLADVNNFVVGSEDGSVYTACRHGSKAGITEVFEGHHGPVTGLSCHSAGGPVDFSHLFISSSFDWTVKLWSTKSTRPLYSFEDSCDYVYDAMWSPTHPALFACVDLAGRLDLWNLNNDTEVPTASVCVDGASALNRVRWAHSGKEIATGDSEGQVQVYDVGEQICVPKADEWTRFVRTLAEINENRDEAEELANV, encoded by the exons ATGTCTGACAAGAGTGAGCTGAAGGCTGAgctggagaggaagaaacagcGGATCGCTCAAATtcgagaggagaagaagagaaaagaagaggagaagaagaagaaggat GGAGACTCGAAGCGCGGGGGTGAGTCGGGCGGCGGTTCTTCTGCCGGCCACGAAGACTCTGacctggagaggaagaggagggaggcggAGGCTCTGCTGCAGAGCGTCGGCATCACCCCTGACATATCTCACG CTCAGCCCCTGAGGGTAGTAACAGAAGATACGTGTCTGTTTCACTACCTAGTCCCCGCCCCCATGTCTCCCTCCAACAAATCAGTGGGCAGCGATGCAGGAAGCCAAGATTCTGGCGACGGAAACGCAGGACcaag GACATTGCATTGGGATCCTGACCCCTCTACTCTGCAACTCCACTCCGACTCTGAGCTCATGGG acgtgGCGCTGTGAGGCTGGGCATGTCCAAAGTGACCCAAGTGGAGTTTGTCCCAAAGGAAATGGTGTCCTACTGTAAAGAAACACAGACACCCACCGAGGCGCTGACACACACCGATCAAAAAGCAG atgaggaagaggatgaggaggtcgCTGCTCCTCCACCGGCAGAGGACACCCAGGAGGAGAAAGACGAGCAGGGtgaacagcaggaggagg ACGGTCCCAAAGagctgacagaggaagagaagctgCAGGTTCTGCACTCCGAGGAGTTCTTGTCGTTTTTCGAGCGAGGCAGCAGAATTGTGGAGAGGGCTCTGGCCGAGCAGGTGGACGTCTGCTTCGACTACAGCGGCAGAGATCTGGAGGACAAGGAAGG TGACTTGCAGGCCGGTGCAAAGCTGGTTCTGTACAGACAGTTTGCGGATGATCGCTGGACTAAAAACAGAGTGGTCACCTGTCTCGACTGGTCTCCTCAG TATCCGGAGCTGCTGGTAGCTTCATATAACAATAACGAGGATGCTCCCCATGAGCCCGATGGAGTGGCACTGGTCTGGAACTTGAAGTACAAGAAAGGCACACCTGAGTATATTTTCCACTGCCAG TCGGAGGTGATGTCAGCCGGGTTCGCAAAGTTTCACCCCAACCTGGTGGTGGGCGGGACGTACTCGGGACAGATTGTCTTGTGGGACAACAGGAGCAACAAGCGCACCCCTGTTCAGAGAACCCCTCTGTCTGCAGCCGCACACACG CACCCAGTCTACTGTGTGAACGTGGTCGGAACCCAAAACGCCAACAACTTGATCAGCATCTCCACTGATGGCAAAATGTGCTCCTGGAGCCTCGACATGCTCTCCCAGCCGCAG GACAGTCTGGAGCTGGTGTTCAAACAGAGCAAAGCGGTGGCCGTCACCTCCATGGCCTTTCCTCTGGCTGACGTGAACAACTTCGTGGTGGGGAGCGAGGACGGCTCGGTCTACACGGCCTGTCGCCACGGCAG taagGCGGGAATCACTGAGGTGTTTGAGGGCCATCATGGTCCGGTGACCGGGCTGAGCTGTCACAGCGCTGGAGGACCTGTCGACTTCTCtcatctcttcatctcctcctcttttgACTGGACTGTCAAACTCTGGAGCACTAAG AGCACCCGTCCGTTGTACTCGTTCGAGGACAGTTGTGACTACGTCTACGATGCGATGTGGTCTCCAACTCACCCGGCTCTGTTTGCATGTGTGGACCTAGCTGGACGCCTGGACCTGTGGAACCTCAACAACGATACAGAA gTTCCCAccgccagtgtgtgtgtggacgggGCTTCAGCGCTGAACCGTGTGAGATGGGCTCACTCTGGCAAAGAGATTGCCACCGGGGACTCGGAGGGGCAGGTGCAGGTCTACGATGTAGGCGAG CAAATCTGCGTGCCCAAAGCCGACGAGTGGACGCGCTTCGTCAGGACGCTGGCCGAGATCAACGAGAACCGAGATGAAGCGGAGGAACTGGCCAACGTCTGA
- the LOC115572479 gene encoding leucine-rich repeat extensin-like protein 3, translating to MQRQMLRMISQVSLSRALCYLLLLPGLLDATSLVKVKNLGGSSVHIDSAQAHDFLTNSRPKRMADPKWYRGNPDFQSYYRFYNSIGHIEGIYEIDKIRMLYQQMRHLELTYGPDASSYQSVLGVLTTTVAPATTTQPPPPPTTPAPTPDPLENAQRIYLCHPKDPLCKPQIVYLPTGAVPVLCDPRHNPACRPKTEEEIKAAAPPPPPPPPPPPAPKKSAPPPPPPAVTAKAMEYDCDPYWDPDCLIDHPPRPVQETSAPEAPAEEKVVKEESVPAAAAPQKPLYPYFDPYDFKRDLYDPSQYANPAPEE from the exons ATGCAACGGCAG ATGCTGAGGATGATTTCCCAGGTGTCCCTGTCGAGGGCGCTGTGCTACCTGCTGTTACTGCCAG GTTTGCTGGACGCAACATCTCTGGTGAAAGTTAAGAATCTTGGAG GGAGTTCGGTCCACATCGACTCTGCTCAGGCACACGATTTCCTGACTAACTCTCGACCCAAGAGGATGGCTGACCCAAAATGGTATCGAGGCAACCCTGATTTCCAGTCCTACTACCGCTTCTACAACAGTATTGGACACATTGAAGGA ATCTACGAGATCGACAAGATCAGGATGTTGTATCAGCAGATGCGTCACTTGGAGCTGACCTATGGCCCGGATGCCTCCAGTTACCAAAGTGTCCTGGGTGTGCTGACCACCACTGTAGCCCCAGCTACCACCACccagcctcctccacctcccaccACCCCTGCTCCGACACCAGACCCCCTGGAGAACGCCCAGAGGATCTATCTGTGCCACCCCAAAGATCCTCTGTGCAAACCTCAGATCGTCTATCTGCCAACTGGGGCTGTTCCGGTGCTGTGTGACCCACGACACAACCCCGCCTGCCGGCccaaaacagaggaggagataaaagctgctgctcctccccccccaccaccaccaccaccacctcctgctcctAAAAAGTCTGCcccaccacctccccctcctgctgTCACTGCTAAAGCTATGGAGTACGACTGCGACCCATACTGGGACCCCGACTGCCTCATCGATCACCCTCCCCGCCCGGTCCAGGAGACGTCCGCACCGGAGGCACCTGCGGAAGAGAAAGTGGTGAAAGAGGAAAGTGTCCCCGCAGCCGCAGCCCCCCAGAAACCCCTCTACCCTTACTTTGACCCTTATGATTTCAAACGTGACCTCTATGACCCCTCTCAGTATGCCAACCCAGCTCCCGAAGAGTAA